The Limanda limanda chromosome 13, fLimLim1.1, whole genome shotgun sequence genome has a window encoding:
- the fem1a gene encoding protein fem-1 homolog A, with product MDISTAVFNAARDGKIKLIQKLVGSKSPEELEALAEEKTQGGTPLLVASRYGHLEVVDYLLEHCRANVELGGSVNFDGETIEGAPPLWAASAAGHLPVVKTLLRHGASVNNATLTNSTPLRAACFDGHLEIVRYLVEHRADMEVANRHGHTCLMISCYKGHKEIAKFLLDRGADVNRKSVKGNTALHDCAESGSLDIMKMLLKCSARMERDGYGMTPLLAASVTGHTNIVEYLAHQPRTSREERIDALELLGATFVDKKRDLLGAMRYWRRAMELRLPGDKAGSLAKPPPGPPIPAYGCAQEVTTAEDLEALITDPDEMRMQALLVRERILGPSHPDTSYYIRYRGAVYADSGNFERCISLWKYALDMQQSNLDPLSPMTASSFLSFAELFSFVLQDRAKGTLSTRVTFHDLMTVLGKSVREVERAVAQRDNPPEAPQFTKALSIILHLIFLLEKLECSAEQEHQKKHTVYRLLKLNPRGRSSFTPLHMAVDKETTSVGRYPVGRFPSHAVAALLLECGADVDSRDCENNTPLHIAANNGCPEIMALLMKAGAHLDATNAQRKTAYELLDEQSSGHPALYPLNYITLQCLAARAIEKHRLPYRGLISEEMEAFIELH from the coding sequence ATGGACATATCGACGGCGGTTTTCAACGCCGCCAGAGATGGTAAGATCAAACTTATCCAGAAGTTAGTGGGCAGCAAAAGTCccgaggagctggaggctcTGGCCGAGGAGAAGACCCAGGGAGGCACTCCTCTGCTCGTGGCCTCCCGGTACGGACACCTGGAGGTGGTGGACTACCTGCTGGAACACTGTCGAGCTAACGTGGAGCTCGGGGGCTCGGTGAACTTCGACGGGGAGACCATCGAGGGGGCTCCGCCGCTGTGGGCGGCCTCGGCGGCCGGGCACCTCCCCGTGGTGAAGACCCTGCTGAGGCACGGAGCCTCCGTGAACAACGCGACCCTCACCAACTCCACGCCGCTGCGGGCCGCCTGCTTCGACGGCCACCTGGAGATCGTGCGCTACCTGGTGGAGCACCGGGCCGACATGGAGGTGGCCAACCGCCACGGCCACACCTGCCTCATGATCTCCTGCTACAAGGGCCACAAGGAGATCGCCAAGTTCCTCCTGGACCGCGGCGCCGACGTCAACCGCAAGAGCGTGAAGGGCAACACGGCCCTGCACGACTGCGCGGAGTCGGGCAGCCTGGACATCATGAAGATGCTCCTGAAGTGCAGCGCCCGCATGGAGAGGGACGGCTACGGGATGACCCCGCTGCTGGCCGCCAGTGTCACGGGTCACACCAACATCGTGGAGTATCTGGCCCACCAGCCCCGCACCTCCAGGGAGGAACGCATCGATGCACTTGAACTCCTCGGGGCTACTTTTGTGGACAAGAAGCGTGACCTCCTGGGGGCGATGAGGTACTGGAGGAGGGCCATGGAGCTGAGGCTGCCCGGGGACAAAGCTGGATCCCTGGCCAAGCCTCCACCTGGTCCCCCCATCCCTGCTTATGGCTGTGCTCAGGAGGTGACCACAGCCGAGGACCTGGAGGCTTTGATCACAGACCCAGATGAGATGAGGATGCAGGCGTTGTTGGTTCGAGAGCGCATCCTGGGGCCGTCCCACCCTGACACCTCTTATTACATCCGCTACAGGGGAGCTGTGTATGCTGACTCGGGGAACTTTGAGCGTTGCATCAGCCTGTGGAAGTATGCGTTGGACATGCAGCAGAGCAACCTGGACCCCCTCAGTCCCATGACGGCCTCCAGCTTCCTTTCCTTTGCAGAGCTCTTCTCCTTTGTCCTTCAAGACCGGGCCAAGGGCACCCTGTCGACGCGCGTCACCTTCCATGATCTGATGACCGTGCTGGGGAAAAGCGTGAGGGAGGTCGAGAGAGCGGTGGCACAGAGGGACAACCCCCCCGAGGCTCCGCAGTTCACCAAGGCCCTCTCCATCATCCTCCACCTCATCTTCCTGCTGGAGAAGCTGGAGTGCAGCGCGGAGCAGGAGCACCAGAAGAAGCACACAGTGTATCGGCTGCTCAAGCTGAACCCTCGGGGCCggagcagcttcactcctctcCACATGGCCGTGGACAAGGAAACCACGTCCGTGGGCCGCTACCCGGTCGGCCGCTTCCCCTCCCACGCGGTGGCGGCACTCCTGCTGGAGTGCGGCGCCGACGTGGATTCCCGTGACTGCGAGAACAACACGCCGCTGCACATCGCTGCTAACAATGGTTGTCCAGAGATTATGGCACTACTCATGAAGGCCGGGGCTCACCTTGACGCTACGAACGCACAGAGGAAGACGGCCTACGAGCTGTTGGacgagcagagcagtgggcaccCGGCCCTCTACCCGCTGAACTACATCACCCTCCAGTGCCTGGCGGCGCGTGCTATTGAAAAGCACAGACTGCCCTACAGGGGACTCATCTCTGAGGAGATGGAGGCTTTCATTGAGCTGCACTGA
- the LOC133018668 gene encoding C2 calcium-dependent domain-containing protein 4C-like yields the protein MWLLEKLRSSVESSKRTQSQSPQMAEAIPISVYVNVLTPDKIPDFFIPPKLICCPPEDSLSPEPRLLSTLRPSASDHVICSQSPRARSSKNPCSPRMFSRLGGDARNLQKSANRHIIQIESADEPGAGSVDRVSGDVNTNADPQSQTAMSLPYVPKAQTSYGFSTLVESPHTRRKESLFHSDPGSPLTSPNSQRRSQGGTLLAPSDPNPYRYFSGGESDTCSSAESSPFNSPLLTRSASLLRSISQETQLKLSRAKRSLARHSSLSTDDCSSADNSPNMQRRRQRCPPSPAFRGCKSSGLKGAAAHLLQREHTVNLHKGGTLRLSTHYDPESARLRVRVLTAEALYDRQTDLKSINCCVALYLNPGKQQKQRSTIIKNSRNPVFNEDFFFDALPQAKVKSLALKIKVVNKGTSLKRDVLLGEREVLLSELLEVL from the exons ATGTGGCTCCTGGAGAAGCTCCGCAGCTCTGTGGAGAGCAGTAAACGGACACAATCTCAATCCCCGCAGATGGCAGAGGCCATTCCTATCTCTGTCTATgtaaatgtcctcactccagACAAAATCCCCGACTTCTTTATCCCCCCTAAACTTATCTGCTGTCCACCCGAGGACTCTCTGTCCCCAGAACCTCGGCTCCTTTCCACCCTGAGACCCTCAGCCTCTGACCACGTCATCTGCAGCCAGAGCCCCAGAGCTCGGAGCAGCAAGAACCCCTGCAGCCCTCGCATGTTTTCCCGCCTGGGGGGTGACGCACGCAATCTGCAGAAGTCAGCCAATCGTCACATCATCCAAATAGAGAGTGCGGATGAGCCCGGGGCCGGCTCTGTGGACAGGGTCAGTGGGGATGTCAACACCAATGCAGACCCCCAGTCACAGACTGCCATGTCCCTGCCGTATGTCCCTAAGGCTCAGACCTCTTATGGCTTCTCCACCCTGGTGGAGTCCCCTCACACCCGGCGCAAGGAGAGCCTGTTCCACAGCGACCCCGGCAGCCCGCTCACCTCCCCCAACTCGCAGAGGCGCTCCCAGGGGGGGACGCTGCTGGCCCCTTCTGACCCCAACCCCTACCGCTACTTCAGCGGTGGAGAGAGCGACACCTGCTCCTCTGCAGAGTCCTCTCCCTTCAACTCCCCCCTCCTGACCCGCTCTGCCTCCCTCTTACGCTCCATCAGCCAGGAGACACAATTAAAG CTGTCCCGGGCCAAGCGCTCCCTGGCCCGCCACagttctctctccaccgatgatTGCAGCTCAGCAGACAACAGCCCCAACATGCAGCGCCGCCGCCAGCGCTGCCCCCCATCGCCTGCCTTCCGAGGATGTAAGAGCAGCGGCCTGAAGGGGGCAGCAGCGCACCTCCTTCAGCGAGAGCACACCGTCAACCTCCACAAGGGGGGGACACTGAGGCTGAGCACTCACTACGACCCGGAGTCGGCTCGGTTGAGGGTTCGGGTGCTCACGGCCGAGGCCCTCTACGACAGGCAGACGGATCTCAAAAGCATCAACTGCTGCGTGGCCCTTTACCTGAACCCTGGcaagcagcagaaacagaggagcaCCATCATCAAGAATAGCAGGAATCCGGTGTTTAACGAGGACTTCTTTTTTGACGCGCTGCCCCAGGCCAAAGTGAAGAGTCTGGCCTTGAAGATAAAAGTGGTGAACAAAGGAACGAGTCTGAAGAGAGATGTGCTGctaggagagagggaggtgctgCTCAGCGAGCTGCTGGAAGTCCTCTAG